The following coding sequences are from one Cygnus olor isolate bCygOlo1 chromosome 2, bCygOlo1.pri.v2, whole genome shotgun sequence window:
- the ACBD5 gene encoding acyl-CoA-binding domain-containing protein 5 isoform X2, which produces MAETGSVHATRFEAAVKVIQSLPKNGSFQPTNEMMLKFYSFYKQATQGPCNIPRPGFWDPIGRYKWDAWSALGDMSKEEAMIAYVEEMKKILESMPMTEKVEELLQVIGPFYEIVEDKKNRGSDLTSDLSNVMNSTPNIKAVNGKAESSDSGAESEEEGLREEEEKELQQNVKDYKSVKTESAAAKDLESIVANGCYKDGFIPDLQNGIQTKSALNGLNTEEEIKKTEPSLEIANNNAHQGGNEENTEEVSGTQHLTSDSDSEVYCDSMEQLGLEEPLEIITSTKGSLKRSSHFLDVDHSVLLENTDLPRHVCMTSGNLQLGNNVEGAVQEEGEVKCGGEDGQATNGGPHKEKKSGEKADFYGVRRGRGHRLQPLGDGSQGGQMGSGGDGERWGSDRGPRGSLNEQIAVVLMRLQEDMQNVLQRLHMLEAVTASQARSATLQSNYQPDSSAKKPSWWPFEISPGILAFAVVWPFIAQWLVHVYLQRKRRKQN; this is translated from the exons ATGGCGGAGACCGGCTCGGTGCACGCCACCAGGTTCGAGGCAGCCGTGAAGGTGATCCAGAGCCTGCCCAAAAACG GTTCATTCCAGCCAACAAACGAAATGATGCTGAAGTTCTATAGCTTTTATAAGCAGGCAACACAAGGACCCTGTAACATTCCAAGACCTGGATTTTGGGATCCAATTGGTAGATATAAATG GGATGCTTGGAGTGCTCTGGGAGACATGTCCAAAGAAGAAGCCATGATAGCCTAtgttgaagaaatgaaaaag ATTCTTGAAAGTATGCCAATGACGGAGAAAGTTGAAGAATTACTACAAGTAATAGGCCCCTTCTATGAAATAGTAGAAGATAAAAAGAACAGAGGATCTGACCTAACCTCAG ACCTTAGTAACGTCATGAATTCCACTCCAAATATAAAGGCTGTGAATGGCAAAGCTGAAAGTAGCGATAGTGGAGCAGAATCAGAAGAAGAAGGGCTTcgtgaagaggaagaaaaagaactcCAGCAAAATGTGAAGG ATTATAAGAGTGTGAAAACAGAATCAGCAGCTGCAAAGGATTTGGAAAGTATTGTTGCTAATGGCTGTTACAAGGATGGCTTTATTCCGGATCTGCAGAATGGCATCCAGACCAAATCTGCCCTGAATGGCTTgaacacagaggaagaaataaagaaaacagagccaaGCCTGGAAATAGCTAATAACAATGCTCACCAAG GTGGAAATGAGGAGAATACTGAAGAGGTCTCAGGAACTCAGCACTTAACCAGTGATTCAGACAGTGAAGTTTATTGTGACTCTATGGAACAACTTGGACTAGAAGAG CCCTTGGAGATCATCACATCAACTAAAGGATCTTTAAAGCGTTCATCCCATTTCTTGGATGTAGATCACAGTGTTCTGTTAGAAAATACAGATCTTCCAAGGCATGTTTGCATGACTTCTGGGAATCTCCAGCTTGGAAATAATGTAGAAGGAGCAGTTCAAGAAGAAGGTGAAGTCAAGTGTGGAGGAGAAGATGGCCAAGCCACTAATGGGGGCCCtcacaaagagaagaaaagtggagaaaaagcGGATTTCTATGGTGTCAGAAGGGGCAGAG GGCACAGACTTCAGCCACTAGGCGACGGTTCGCAAGGTGGACAGATGGGTAGCGGAGGGGATGGAGAGCGCTGGGGATCAGACAGAGGACCCAGGGGTAGCCTCAATGAACAGATCGCGGTAGTGCTGATGCGGCTGCAAGAAGACATGCAGAATGTCCTTCAGAGGCTGCACATGCTGGAGGCGGTTACAGCATCGCAG GCAAGATCTGCAACACTGCAGTCAAATTATCAGCCTGACTCTTCTGCTAAG aAACCATCATGGTGGCCCTTTGAAATTTCTCCTGGTATTTTAGCTTTTGCTGTTGTATGGCCATTTATTGCCCAGTGGTTGGTGCATGTATATCTTCAAAGAAAGCGAAG aaaacagaactga
- the ACBD5 gene encoding acyl-CoA-binding domain-containing protein 5 isoform X1, producing MAETGSVHATRFEAAVKVIQSLPKNGSFQPTNEMMLKFYSFYKQATQGPCNIPRPGFWDPIGRYKWDAWSALGDMSKEEAMIAYVEEMKKILESMPMTEKVEELLQVIGPFYEIVEDKKNRGSDLTSVRMEKVSKYLEDLSNVMNSTPNIKAVNGKAESSDSGAESEEEGLREEEEKELQQNVKDYKSVKTESAAAKDLESIVANGCYKDGFIPDLQNGIQTKSALNGLNTEEEIKKTEPSLEIANNNAHQGGNEENTEEVSGTQHLTSDSDSEVYCDSMEQLGLEEPLEIITSTKGSLKRSSHFLDVDHSVLLENTDLPRHVCMTSGNLQLGNNVEGAVQEEGEVKCGGEDGQATNGGPHKEKKSGEKADFYGVRRGRGHRLQPLGDGSQGGQMGSGGDGERWGSDRGPRGSLNEQIAVVLMRLQEDMQNVLQRLHMLEAVTASQARSATLQSNYQPDSSAKKPSWWPFEISPGILAFAVVWPFIAQWLVHVYLQRKRRKQN from the exons ATGGCGGAGACCGGCTCGGTGCACGCCACCAGGTTCGAGGCAGCCGTGAAGGTGATCCAGAGCCTGCCCAAAAACG GTTCATTCCAGCCAACAAACGAAATGATGCTGAAGTTCTATAGCTTTTATAAGCAGGCAACACAAGGACCCTGTAACATTCCAAGACCTGGATTTTGGGATCCAATTGGTAGATATAAATG GGATGCTTGGAGTGCTCTGGGAGACATGTCCAAAGAAGAAGCCATGATAGCCTAtgttgaagaaatgaaaaag ATTCTTGAAAGTATGCCAATGACGGAGAAAGTTGAAGAATTACTACAAGTAATAGGCCCCTTCTATGAAATAGTAGAAGATAAAAAGAACAGAGGATCTGACCTAACCTCAG TTCGAATGGAGAAAGTCTCTAAATACTTGGAAG ACCTTAGTAACGTCATGAATTCCACTCCAAATATAAAGGCTGTGAATGGCAAAGCTGAAAGTAGCGATAGTGGAGCAGAATCAGAAGAAGAAGGGCTTcgtgaagaggaagaaaaagaactcCAGCAAAATGTGAAGG ATTATAAGAGTGTGAAAACAGAATCAGCAGCTGCAAAGGATTTGGAAAGTATTGTTGCTAATGGCTGTTACAAGGATGGCTTTATTCCGGATCTGCAGAATGGCATCCAGACCAAATCTGCCCTGAATGGCTTgaacacagaggaagaaataaagaaaacagagccaaGCCTGGAAATAGCTAATAACAATGCTCACCAAG GTGGAAATGAGGAGAATACTGAAGAGGTCTCAGGAACTCAGCACTTAACCAGTGATTCAGACAGTGAAGTTTATTGTGACTCTATGGAACAACTTGGACTAGAAGAG CCCTTGGAGATCATCACATCAACTAAAGGATCTTTAAAGCGTTCATCCCATTTCTTGGATGTAGATCACAGTGTTCTGTTAGAAAATACAGATCTTCCAAGGCATGTTTGCATGACTTCTGGGAATCTCCAGCTTGGAAATAATGTAGAAGGAGCAGTTCAAGAAGAAGGTGAAGTCAAGTGTGGAGGAGAAGATGGCCAAGCCACTAATGGGGGCCCtcacaaagagaagaaaagtggagaaaaagcGGATTTCTATGGTGTCAGAAGGGGCAGAG GGCACAGACTTCAGCCACTAGGCGACGGTTCGCAAGGTGGACAGATGGGTAGCGGAGGGGATGGAGAGCGCTGGGGATCAGACAGAGGACCCAGGGGTAGCCTCAATGAACAGATCGCGGTAGTGCTGATGCGGCTGCAAGAAGACATGCAGAATGTCCTTCAGAGGCTGCACATGCTGGAGGCGGTTACAGCATCGCAG GCAAGATCTGCAACACTGCAGTCAAATTATCAGCCTGACTCTTCTGCTAAG aAACCATCATGGTGGCCCTTTGAAATTTCTCCTGGTATTTTAGCTTTTGCTGTTGTATGGCCATTTATTGCCCAGTGGTTGGTGCATGTATATCTTCAAAGAAAGCGAAG aaaacagaactga